The region CTCCTCCGTGTCGGAGGCTGCCATACACAATCAGGTCGCGGACAAAGTAACCGTTCGGCGCGGTTTCGGAGATGGAGTTAGTCTTGTTCATCGGCGGTAAGCGGGTGTTCGGGTTGAGCGGTGGGATCGGGGCTGAATCCCGCGCCATGCAGCCAGCCGTCCAGCAGGTCGCGGTCGTAACCGGGCGGCTTGCCCTGCCGCAGTCCGAAGACGTAGAGCAACGAAAGCGTCAGCGGCACGGCAGCGAGTGCCGCCGACGCTCCCAGGCTCCAACGCAGCGCACTGAAACAGAGCAGCAGCGTGATCACGGCGGCGAACACGCCGCCCGTGACATGCCAGAACAGATTGCCTTCCAGCCCCCAAGTGCGGCCCGACGAGTCGTCCGCACTGTTGGTTTCCGTCAGGCGCAGGTCTGATGTTTGGGTCTTCATTCAAAGGCCCCCACGTCCACGGTTGAACCATCGAGGCCGAAGGCGGTGAAGAGCGCCTTCACAATGACCGGCGCGCCCGCAATGATGAGGCCGCCGATGATGGAGAGTTTGCCCGCGTCCGTGTCACCACGGCGGATGGCGAATCCGCCGCCCACCACGCAGATGGTTCCGAAGATGAATCCGATGAGCATCACGATGCCCATTGCTTTGCTGGCCCCTTCTGCGAGTCCTCCGGCTTGGGCGAGAATCGGAGACGATTTGGAGAGTAGAGTTAGATATGTTGCTTTCATAGCGCCCCTGTTTTACCGCCGATCGCGCTAACCCCCGCTCTCGATCGGGAGCATGAATGGTCCCTGTTTGGTGGATGATGGGCTTCATCAAATCATGAAGCCTGATCCCATCACCGAAACTCGCCGTGAGCTGTTGCTGAACCTTGAAGCTCACCTGATTGAAAATATCCGTGGCCAGGACACGGCGCTTGTCCGCATGGCGTCCGTGTTGCGGCGCGGTGAGCTTGGCCTGTGTTCACCTCATCGTCCGAAGGGCAGCTTTTTGCTGCTCGGACCCACGGGAGTGGGAAAAACAGAATCCACCGTGGTCTTCACCCGTTACCTGATGGGCGATGACTGTCTGTTCCGCTTCGACATGTCGGAGTATCAGACGCAGGACAGCTTGAGCCTGCTGCTCGGAGCGGACAGTCAGGAACGCGGCAACCTTGGGCGGTGCGTGATCGGCGCGGAGAAAGGCACGCTGCTGTTCGATGAAATCGAGAAAGCCCATCCACGCATCATGGATGTGTTCCTGCAAATCCTCGACGCGGGCCGCGTGACGTTTGCGGACGGCTTCACGGCGGACTTGAGCAGCTTCTACATCGTCTTCACCTCGAACATCGCATCCAGCGAACTGCTGGACTGGCAGCACTCCAGTTTTGCGACGATGGAGCGCCATGTTCTGACCAGCGCACAGCAATGGCTGCGTCCTGAACTTTACGCCCGCATTACGGAAAAGCTCGTATTCGAGCGGCTGAGTTACGAAGTGCAAACGGACATCGCTCGTTTGATGCTGACACGACACCTGGCGATGCTGGAGGAGCGAGGCCACTGTCTGGTGGAGGAGCCGGATGTATTGCCGTTCCTCATCCGGCACGGCTTTCATCCGCGTCTTGGCGCTCGTCCCTTGCGTGACGCCATTGAGCGTCTTGTGGGGGATGCAGTGGCGGCCAGTTTGATGCACGCCGAAAGCGGAAGCGGTTTTCTGCTGGTGGAAGATGACCGCGTCCTGCGTGTGAGGGAGAAGAAGTATCCCTCCGTTGCAGTCCAGTCCCCATCAACTGCCTCCGGCCAGCCATGACAGCAAGCAAATCACTCCAAGCCGGGCTCCTTGTCGCGGCGAATTTCTCTCGCCAGATCCGGCGGAAACAGTTCGACAGGGTTAACTTCAAGAACAATGGCGAGCACCAGAAACTGCACGTCGGAAACCGGCTCCACGCCCTGTTCGATGTTGGATATATCCTCCCCGCTGCAATGCCAGCCGCGTTCTCCCACCTTGGCAGCAAGCTGCTCTCGCGACCATCCCCTGCCCATACGGAGTTCGCGAACCTTTGGGCCAATCAGGTTTTTCTCACTCATAGGCTACGAGTGGCGTACTCCGCCTTCCAAGGCGACGGTTCGTCTGAAAATGGGTGCATAAAGGCAAAATGTGCCCGCTTTCTCCCGCCCGGCCGGGAAAAAAGGCGATTTATCTTTCCATACAAATCTCAATTTCCAACCAACCGATGAGCGATTTCTCTGTGACCAATCCTGAATATGGTGAATTTCTTGCAAAACTTACCCACCGTGTCCAGTCGGCGCGAATGGCAGCCGGACGGGCCGTCAACCGTGAACTGGTAGCTCTCTATTGGGACATCGGACGTGACATTGTGGAGAAGCAGCGCACCCAAGGCTGGGGCAACGCGGTGGTGGAGAGGCTGGGGACGGACCTGCGGCGGGAGTTCCCCGGAGTGACCGGATTTTCCGCCGACAATCTTTGGCGGATGCGCCAGTTCTACTTAGAGGGGACGGGCACGGAATTTCTCGCCCTTTTCGATTCGTCTGCGGTGGGGTCGTTTCTGGAACAGCTTGTTCCAGAAAGTGAGGAGCGGCGGAAAAGCGGGATTCTGGAACAGGCTGTTCCAGAAAGGCAGGTGGCGGCCGTTCGGGAACTGATGGCGCTGGTTCCGTGGGGCCATCACGTCGAGCTGCTGAAGAAAGTGAAGACACCAGACGCGAGGCTGTTCTATCTGCGGGAAATTGCACGCTTCGGCTGGAGCCGCGCCGTGCTTCTGCACCAGATTAAGGCGAGCACATTCGAGCGCTCATTGCGGGAGAAGAAAACCCATAATTTTGAACTGGCCTTGCCGGACGACATGGCCGACCAGGCGGAGGAGATGCTGAAAAGCCGCTACAATCTGGAGTTTCTGGGGATGAAGCAGCGGATGAGGGAACGGGACTTGGAGCAACGGCTGATCGAGCGCGTGCAGCAGTTCATTCTGGAACTAGGTTACGGCTTTTGCTACATCGGGCGGCAGTATCGGCTGGCGCTTGGGGAAAAGGAATACTTTGTGGATCTCCTGTTTTACCACCGCTTTCTGAAAGCGCTGGTCGCGGTGGATTTGAAGGTCCGGGGTTTCGAGCCGGAGCACGCGGGCAAGATGGACTTCTATTTGAACGTGCTGAACGAGAAGGAACGCGCCTCGGACGACCGCCCTTCCATCGGCATCATCCTTTGCGCGGAGAAGAATGACGTGGAAGTCGAGTTCGCCCTGAAATCGAAGACGAATCCTATCGGAGTGGCGGAATACCGGCTGCAAGATAACCTCCCGGCGGAGTTCAAAGGGAAGCTGCCTACGGCGAAGCAGCTTGCGGACGTGGTGCGTGGGGCGCTGCCCGGAGACAAATGATGGCAGGGAGGATGCTGACGGAAACACGATGTCATAGCCGCTGCGTGACATACACGAAAACTCCCCGCAGCAGATAAAACAATGCGATGATGACAATCACCTTCAGGAGCTTCACGGCGACGATTTTCAGCCATCGCCGGTTCTTCTGACGGGTGGTGATACGGCCCGTGGCGTGGCAAACCGCACAATCGGTAAACCATTCTGATACAGGTTCACCGTCGCAGACCCGGCACGGGCCATCGGGTTCTTCATCGTCTCTCCAGCGGTTCATCCGCCCCGCACCGCCGCACGCCGAACATTGCCGTTCTTCCTGAAATGCAGACATGCGGCCACTGCCACCGCACCCCGGACAAGGTTCCATGACCGGGCGGGAAACGCGCCTGAAATGGAATCCCGTGCCCCGGCACGCGCTGCAAAAGGATTCGTTACGGATCGTTCCGCTTCCCTTGCACTCCGGACACTTGACACCGACGGATGCGGGAGGCGGCTTTGCCATTCTTTCCTCATGCGGCTTCATAAGCGTGGCTGAAACGAGGCGGATGCGTTCCCGATCAGGCGAGGCGGTTGCGAAACAACCATGCGGCGAGCGGCAGCGTGATGGCTCCCACAATCAGCAATGGAACGAAGTTCAAGGCCACATCGCTGAACCCGGCTCCTTCCAGATAGACGCGGCGCACCGTATCAATACCGAAGCGAAGCGGGTTGGCATAGGTGGCGATCTGCAAAATCGCGGGCATGTTGCGCACCGGCGTGAGCAGGCCGGAGAGCAGCATCAGGGGCATGATGAGCATGAAGGTGTAGAGCATGGCCTGCTGCATGTTCAACGCCACGGCTGAGATGGACAGACCGATGCCGACCGATGCCACGGTGAAGGTGAACAATCCGAGATAGAGCAGCCAGACGGAGCCGTTCATGGGGATTTGAAACCAGAACAGGATAATCAGAAAGATGATCGTGGACTGGAGCAGTCCGACCAAGATGGACGGCAGGGCTTTGCCGATGAGGATTTGCAGCGGGGTCAGCGGCGTCACCAGCAACTGGTCGAAGGTGCCTTGTTCCCGTTCGCGGGCCACCGAGAGCGCGGCCAGCATGAGCGTCTGCAACATGCTCAGCGAGGCGATCAGGCCGGGCATGAGGTTCCAGCGGGATTCGAGGTTGGGGTTGAACCAAGCGCGGCGCACGACGGCCACGGATGGGGCACCGCCGAGCGACTGGTTGTAGGCAGCGACGATGGACGAGACATAGGCCGACGCCAACCCGGCGGTGGAGGAGTTGCGTCCGTCGAGGATGACCTGCAAGGGAGCCTGCTGGCCGGAGGCCCGGAGGGTCTCGAAGTCGGAGGGAATGCCGATGACGAGGAGCGCATCGCCGCTGTCAATCGTCCCGGCGATCTGGTCGGACGAGGCGAGCGTCGCCACACGGTGAAAGACTCCGGTTCCGTCCAGCCGGGCCAGCAATTCCGTGGAGGCGGCTCCCTGGCTCTGATCGAGCAGGGCGTAGGGGACGTTGGTGAGGTCGTAGGTCGCGCCGTAGCCGTAGAGCAGCGCCTGCATGAGCGCGGGCGCGATGAGAAGCGAACGGCTCGACCTGTCTTTCAGGATGGTCAGCAGTTCCTTGCGGAACAGCGCCATGATTTTCGCGAGTGAGTCGAGGAAGTTTCTCATGGCCTTCATTCCAGTGTTTTGCGCAGCTTGCGGCAGGTGGCGGCAACGAGCACGAGCGCGTAGAGGGTGAGGATGGAGCCGCTTCGCAGGATGTCCGGCCAGAGGTCGCCCGCCATGAACAGGGTCTTGATGAGAGACATATAGTGTGTGGCGGGCAGCGCATGGCTGACGACCTGAATGACGACCGGCACGTTGCGCAGGTCGAAGATGAAGCCCGACAACATCATGGCGGGCATGAAGCTGGCGAGCAGCGCCGTCTGGCTGGCCACGAACTGGTTGCGCATCGCGCCGGAAATGAACAACCCGAGCGCGAGCGATACCATCAGGTAGAGGAGCGACGACCCGATGATGACGATGAGCGAACCGCGCATCGGCACCTGAAAGAGATACTTCGCCGCCAGCAGGCACATGACGAGGTCGATGGCGCCGATGACCACGTAGGGCGCGAGCTTCGCCAAGACCAACTCCAATGGCCGCACCGGGGTGACAAAGAGGGATTCGAGCGTGCCGCGTTCCCATTCGCGGGCGATCAGCATCGAGGTCAGGAACGCGCCGATCAGCGTCATCACCAGCACGATCAACCCCGGCACGAGATACCAGGTGCTTTCTCCTGCCTCGTTGAACCATGTGCGCTGCACGATGACGATGCCGGTGGCACCGGCGGCTTTGTTGCCCGTGCGGTCGGCTTGTTGCTGGGCCGGGGTGGAGAGTGCGCCGCTGACGTAGCCCTCGATGGTCGCGGCGGTGTTGGAGTCCACGCCGTTGAGCAGCAGTTGCACACGCCCGTTGCCAGCGGCCAGTTGGCGGGAGAAATCCCCCGGCACGCGCAGGATGGCGTCGGTTTTGCCCGCCCGTATCAGATGCTCGGCCTCGTCCATCGTCCTGACCCAGACTGGCGCGAGGTAAGGCGAGCCTTGAAGCCCGGCCACGGTCTGGCGGGCCGTGGGCGAACTGTCTTCCAGCACCACGGTGAGGCGGGCGTTCTTCACGTCGAAGGAAAGGCCGTAGCCGAACAACAGAATCAACGCAACGGGCAGCAGCAGGCCGACGACGAGATTGCTGCGGTCGCGCATCATCTGGCGGGTTTCCTTCCGCGTCAGGGCGACGAGCCGCGTGGTGAAGCCGGAGGCGTTCATGCGGCACCTCCTTTGCTTTCCCGCCGTGCGCGGCCTTGCTCGACGATGGCGATGAACGCGCTGTTCATGTCCATCGCGCTCGCTCCGCCCGCCTGCTCGCGGACCTGCTGCGGCGTGCCGAGCGCCAGCATCTTCCCGGCATCCTGAATGGCGATGCGGTCGCAATACTCGGCTTCCTCCATGAAGTGCGTGGTGACGATGATCGTCACGCCGCTTCGGGCCAAGGCGGTGATCGTCCGCCAGAAGGCCCGGCGGGCGAGTGGGTCGATGCCGCTCGTCGGTTCGTCGAGAAACAGGATGTCCGGCTCGTGCAGCAGGCCGGTGGCCATCGCGAGGCGTTGCTTGTAACCGGCGGGGAGAATCCCGCTCTGGGCCGACGGATCGAGGTCGAACTGCTCCAGCGAGGCCGCCACCCGCGCCTTGAGCGCCTTGCGCCGCAGGCCGTAGGCACCGCCGAAGAACTCCAGATTCTCGCGGACGCTCAGGTTTCCATAGAGCGCGAACTTTTGCGAGACGTAGCCGATGCGTCCCCGCGCCTCCGCGCGGGCGGTGCGCAGATTGCGGCCCGCCACTTCGAGATGGCCGCTGGTGGCGGGCAGCAGTCCGCACAACATGCGGAACGTAGTGGTCTTTCCCGCGCCGTTCGGGCCGAGCAAGCCGAAGATTTCGCCACGGGCCACCTCGAAGGAGGTGCTGGCCACCGCCGTGAAGTCCCCAAACTTCCGCACGAGGTCGCGCACGACGATCATCGGCGGGTCGTGCGCTCCCTTGGACTCGACCGGCGGAGTCTCATCGGCGGGCTTCGGCGCGGCCTTCACCTCCTTTTCCTCCTGCTGCCGCAGCATCATCATGAAGGCGTCTTCCAGTTCCTCCGGGCGCGGCGCGAAAGGCGCGTCATGGAGCAATTCGCGCAGCCGTGTTTCCTCCTCCCCGGCCCGGCGGATGAAGCGGACGCGGCCACCGCTCGGCACGGCGTCGATGATGAGTTCGGGCTTGTCGATCAGACGGGCCTGCAACTCCCGCGCGGGCATTCCCACGGGCGGCTTGGCGGTGAAGGTGACTCCATGCGCCCGTTGCCGCAGCTTTGCGGGAGCGCCGTCTGCCAGCATCCGGCCCTTGTTGAAGACGAAGACCTGCCCGCAACGCTCGGCTTCGTCCATGTAGGCCGTGCTGACGATGACACTCAGGTTTTCCTCATCGACGAGCTGCTGCACGATCTTCCACAAATCGCGACGTGACAGCGGATCGACGCCGACGCTCGGCTCGTCGAGAATCAGCAGGTCGGGCGAGCGGACCAGCGTGCAGGCGAGTCCGAGCTTCTGCTTCATGCCGCCGGAAAGTTTGCCCGCCGGGCGCTCGGTGAACCGCGCCATGTCGGTCATTTCCAACATGCGGGCGAACCGTTCGCGCCGCTCGGCCTGCGGCACCCCGTGCAGGTCGGCATAGAGGGTGAGGTTTTCCTGCACGCTCAGGTCTTCATAGAGGCCGAAACGCTGCGGCATGTAGCTGATGCGGTCCTGCACCGCCTGCGGATCGTCCGCGATGTCGATGCCGAGCACCCGCAACGAACCGGCATCCGGCTTGAGCAATCCGGCCATCAGGCGCATCAGCGTCGTCTTGCCCGCTCCGTCCGGGCCGACCAGCGCGGTCAGTTCTCCGGCTCGCACGGTCATCGACACCTCGTCGATGGCGGCGAACCTGTTTCCATCAGGCCCCGTGAAAGTCTTGCGCAGGCTCCGGGCGACGACTGTGGCGGCGGCATCGTTCACGGGGCGGGCTTGATCGGGAGATGGACGGTGACGGGTTGCCCGAGGCGGAGGGTGTCGGCGTCGTCCTCGACGATCACGCGGACCTCATAGACAAGACTGGTGCGCAGTTCCTCCGTCTGCACCGCCTTCGGCGTGAACTCCGCGACCGACGAAATATAACCCACCGTGCCCCTGACCGGCTGGTGCGGATGGCTGTCCGTGAAAACCTGGGCTTCCATGCCGGGCCTGATCTTGCCGAGGTCCGGCTCGCCGACATAGACACGCATCCACTTCGGGCGGGTGAGGGCCAGCGCGAAAACGGCCTGCTGCGGCGTGGCCATGTCGCCCGGCTCGCGCAGACGCGAGCGCACCACCGCATCGGTGGGAGCGCGGAGCGTTCCCAATTCGATCTGATGCCGGAGCAGGGCCAGTTGCGCTTGCGAGGCCACGAGTTGCGCCTCCGCCGCGGCGACCTCCTCGGCGCGGGGGCCTAGCTCGGCAAGGCGCAGCGTCGCACGCAGTTCTTCGACCTTGGCTCCCGCCACCTCCGCGCTGTTTCTCGCCTCATCGACATCCTGCACGCTCACCGCCCGGCTTTCCTGAAGCCGGGTTTTCCGCGAGAGTTCCTGTTCCGCCCGCCGGGCGTCCGACTCCGCCGATGCGAGCTTGGCGCGGGCTTCGGCGATTTCCTCCGGACGCGAACCGTTGCGAAGCCGCAGGAGCGTCTGCCGCTGTGCTTCCACTTCGGCCTCCGCCTGCCCGGCCTGAAGCTCCAGCGTCCG is a window of Prosthecobacter algae DNA encoding:
- a CDS encoding AAA family ATPase is translated as MKPDPITETRRELLLNLEAHLIENIRGQDTALVRMASVLRRGELGLCSPHRPKGSFLLLGPTGVGKTESTVVFTRYLMGDDCLFRFDMSEYQTQDSLSLLLGADSQERGNLGRCVIGAEKGTLLFDEIEKAHPRIMDVFLQILDAGRVTFADGFTADLSSFYIVFTSNIASSELLDWQHSSFATMERHVLTSAQQWLRPELYARITEKLVFERLSYEVQTDIARLMLTRHLAMLEERGHCLVEEPDVLPFLIRHGFHPRLGARPLRDAIERLVGDAVAASLMHAESGSGFLLVEDDRVLRVREKKYPSVAVQSPSTASGQP
- a CDS encoding helix-turn-helix transcriptional regulator, with the translated sequence MSEKNLIGPKVRELRMGRGWSREQLAAKVGERGWHCSGEDISNIEQGVEPVSDVQFLVLAIVLEVNPVELFPPDLAREIRRDKEPGLE
- a CDS encoding PDDEXK nuclease domain-containing protein; the protein is MCPLSPARPGKKAIYLSIQISISNQPMSDFSVTNPEYGEFLAKLTHRVQSARMAAGRAVNRELVALYWDIGRDIVEKQRTQGWGNAVVERLGTDLRREFPGVTGFSADNLWRMRQFYLEGTGTEFLALFDSSAVGSFLEQLVPESEERRKSGILEQAVPERQVAAVRELMALVPWGHHVELLKKVKTPDARLFYLREIARFGWSRAVLLHQIKASTFERSLREKKTHNFELALPDDMADQAEEMLKSRYNLEFLGMKQRMRERDLEQRLIERVQQFILELGYGFCYIGRQYRLALGEKEYFVDLLFYHRFLKALVAVDLKVRGFEPEHAGKMDFYLNVLNEKERASDDRPSIGIILCAEKNDVEVEFALKSKTNPIGVAEYRLQDNLPAEFKGKLPTAKQLADVVRGALPGDK
- a CDS encoding ABC transporter permease, with protein sequence MRNFLDSLAKIMALFRKELLTILKDRSSRSLLIAPALMQALLYGYGATYDLTNVPYALLDQSQGAASTELLARLDGTGVFHRVATLASSDQIAGTIDSGDALLVIGIPSDFETLRASGQQAPLQVILDGRNSSTAGLASAYVSSIVAAYNQSLGGAPSVAVVRRAWFNPNLESRWNLMPGLIASLSMLQTLMLAALSVAREREQGTFDQLLVTPLTPLQILIGKALPSILVGLLQSTIIFLIILFWFQIPMNGSVWLLYLGLFTFTVASVGIGLSISAVALNMQQAMLYTFMLIMPLMLLSGLLTPVRNMPAILQIATYANPLRFGIDTVRRVYLEGAGFSDVALNFVPLLIVGAITLPLAAWLFRNRLA
- a CDS encoding ABC transporter permease; this translates as MNASGFTTRLVALTRKETRQMMRDRSNLVVGLLLPVALILLFGYGLSFDVKNARLTVVLEDSSPTARQTVAGLQGSPYLAPVWVRTMDEAEHLIRAGKTDAILRVPGDFSRQLAAGNGRVQLLLNGVDSNTAATIEGYVSGALSTPAQQQADRTGNKAAGATGIVIVQRTWFNEAGESTWYLVPGLIVLVMTLIGAFLTSMLIAREWERGTLESLFVTPVRPLELVLAKLAPYVVIGAIDLVMCLLAAKYLFQVPMRGSLIVIIGSSLLYLMVSLALGLFISGAMRNQFVASQTALLASFMPAMMLSGFIFDLRNVPVVIQVVSHALPATHYMSLIKTLFMAGDLWPDILRSGSILTLYALVLVAATCRKLRKTLE
- a CDS encoding ATP-binding cassette domain-containing protein, which produces MNDAAATVVARSLRKTFTGPDGNRFAAIDEVSMTVRAGELTALVGPDGAGKTTLMRLMAGLLKPDAGSLRVLGIDIADDPQAVQDRISYMPQRFGLYEDLSVQENLTLYADLHGVPQAERRERFARMLEMTDMARFTERPAGKLSGGMKQKLGLACTLVRSPDLLILDEPSVGVDPLSRRDLWKIVQQLVDEENLSVIVSTAYMDEAERCGQVFVFNKGRMLADGAPAKLRQRAHGVTFTAKPPVGMPARELQARLIDKPELIIDAVPSGGRVRFIRRAGEEETRLRELLHDAPFAPRPEELEDAFMMMLRQQEEKEVKAAPKPADETPPVESKGAHDPPMIVVRDLVRKFGDFTAVASTSFEVARGEIFGLLGPNGAGKTTTFRMLCGLLPATSGHLEVAGRNLRTARAEARGRIGYVSQKFALYGNLSVRENLEFFGGAYGLRRKALKARVAASLEQFDLDPSAQSGILPAGYKQRLAMATGLLHEPDILFLDEPTSGIDPLARRAFWRTITALARSGVTIIVTTHFMEEAEYCDRIAIQDAGKMLALGTPQQVREQAGGASAMDMNSAFIAIVEQGRARRESKGGAA
- a CDS encoding HlyD family efflux transporter periplasmic adaptor subunit; the encoded protein is MKKALIAVLLLLVSIGAGWFWWSGRDARDAKDELLLYGNVDIRQISLAFDGSGRIAELRAEEGDRIKAGDVIGVLDTRTLELQAGQAEAEVEAQRQTLLRLRNGSRPEEIAEARAKLASAESDARRAEQELSRKTRLQESRAVSVQDVDEARNSAEVAGAKVEELRATLRLAELGPRAEEVAAAEAQLVASQAQLALLRHQIELGTLRAPTDAVVRSRLREPGDMATPQQAVFALALTRPKWMRVYVGEPDLGKIRPGMEAQVFTDSHPHQPVRGTVGYISSVAEFTPKAVQTEELRTSLVYEVRVIVEDDADTLRLGQPVTVHLPIKPAP